ATCTTGCATTTCAATGGGCATCTAGGCAAtagaaaaagaaagcaattgcaCAGCATCAGTTAACACTAATAAAGATACTGGATGAACTTGAAAagaaacacaaacacaaaaggAAGCAAAAGCGGATGGGGGACAGGAGAACAAAAAATGTGTTGCTTGGTTTATGGATTTAAAGGATTAATCCAACTCAGATTCCAATAATTgttccaatttttttaaaaaatgagcagTCACCTACCCACAGAATTTTTCACAGTAGATGGATTTTACAACACAAGGACACTTCTTTCCACAGTAAGGTTTACAATTACACGGAGTATAGTGTGCACAAAGTTCCTCCTTCACAAGTATTTGCTTCGGAAGAATAAGATCCTGTGAGCATCCATGCAATTGACAATTAAAGACCTGCAACCAGATGGGAAAAGAACTACATTTAGGATAAAGCATAATAGATCAAATAACCAAAGCCAGGCCTAGTACACTAGAATCCATGACCTAATTGCAAACAGATGGGAACATGGCTACAGTACTATTCCCAACCTTCAAATTTGAACTTTCCACTATGCAAGTAAAGAAATCATCAATATTTGTTGCTTACAAAACATCGCCggcaaaataaattgttaaatgaACTCAGAGCTGCATCAAGATCTTCgcctaaatatttatttatggtgACTTCAGTGTTTTCATTCTTAGAAGTAGCCCCTTCCTTGATGAGATCTTTATATCTTGCCTGTATAAGATGTTTGATGTGGTTTATATCTGTAATTCTGGCAATAAATCAAATGGAAAAAAACAGGAGGACTAAAGTTCTCAACATGACCAGTTTTTATTAGACAAGGACTACAGAGTAAGAAAACATTACAAAATCAAGAAGAAAAAGTTTATACCTTTACTCCACTAGGTTTTCTGGAGAAATGATTGGTCAACAAATCCAACACCGTATCATACAATCCAACCTTTGAACTCAGAGCTGCAACAAGAtctttgtttaaatatgaatttGTGGTGACATTCTTAGAAGTAGCCCCTTCCTTGATGAGATCTTTATATCTTGCCTGTACAAGATGTTTGATCTGGTTTATATCTGTAATTCTGGCAATAAATCAAATGGAAAAAACAGGACGACTAAAGTTCTCAATGTGACCAGTTTTTATTAGACAAGGACTACAGAGTAAGAAAACATTACAAAATCAAGAAGAAAAAGTTTATACCTTTACTTCACTAGGTTTTCTAGAGAAATGATTGGCCAACAAATCCAACACCGTATCATACAATCCAACCTTTTCAATAGTCATCCTAGTGAATCAAAAAGATAAGAGCaagaaataattattatgaCACTGTTTAATGTATGATACATGGTGCTGCATGTCTACTCTTGGCATGGCAATAAAGCATGCTTAGATGTTTGTTTATGTCAAGCAAAATGCTGTTGTTTATTACATGGAGAAAGTTCCATACAAAGTCTTTAATGTGAAGAAAATGCCATACAAAGTATTTGCTAAGGCAGAAGCAGAAAATATATCAAGGGGGTATAGAGTTCTGTAACATTTCAAGCACATAATTAAACAAACCGCAGAATATAGTCTTCAGACTCTGCAAACTCCTTTTCTCCTTCTTCAATTATTTCTTCATCACTATCACTGCAAATTAGGGTTTCACCACTATTCTTGTCATAATAGATTCTTCTGCGACCTATCACTGATTGATCCTCAGTCATCTTTTGGTTTCTGAAAAATTCCCAGTAAGAGAGGTATTATTTCTCAGTCCAAAATGGAAGTCAATAACAAATTATTCAATAAAAAACCAGACTCTCTCATGTGCTTTTCATGCAATAACAATAAGGGGTATAGAGTGCAATCATGGTTCAACTATGTTTTAAACAAACATGTATGCAAGTTACAAACCTATTGGGAAGGATCCAAGGCTAAAAGCTAACCAGTTTAAGGCCTTGACTGAAAAACTCTAAGTACACAACCAATATAGACAGGCATTATACCATCTCTTCTAACTCAAGCAAGCCTAGTAATGAATGACTACTACTAAATTACATCTACagttaaaaagaatatatttgtTTTAGCAAGGGGATATATCTCTTTCAGTGGAGCTAAATACATTCAAGGTATAGGTGTTCAGATTGAAACACAAAAAAAGCACCGCATAACACACCTATGTAGAAAAGCCCATGTAGTGTATGGAGGTAGTTTTTCCAATTTTGGGAGTTCAATGGGGCAAACAGCATCCTTGAGAACAATGCTGGATCGTAGATCTGAGGATGCATAACCATTTTCTTGAGAGCTACAGATGTTATTTCCGCTGCCAGTACCAATGCTGTTTTGCAAATCAACAGCACCCTTCTGCCTCTTTGAGTGCAGATCTGAACTTCCATCACCAACAAGAATCTTAAGATTTCTCCTTTCTATTGACAATTTATAAAGATCTCTAGTTACACCAGCCAACTCCTGTGTATTGTCCGCAATCTTTTTCTGAGAGAAGAATAATATACACAATAGTCTATTATGCTTTTGTACAACTACATGAATCAGCAACCAGGAGCACTCAATAGGAAATTAAAATGCACCTTAATATAAGAATGGCGCTCCAAGACAAACTTGTCCTTGAAAGAATCAATTATAGAAGATATTTCACTGGGTGTAAGACATGTTTCTTGGGGTACCACAATCTACAATATGAAGCATAAGCATATGATcaacattcaaaataaataaactgtaAACATTCCAGAAAAACATATTAACAAAACAATATATGTAGCATTGTTGAGATGTAGGTCTTATATCTCACACtgacatggaaaaaaaaaatacaaacaaaacaaacttTTCCACCATGAGTCCaccaatttttaattaagagccTTCCACAGTGCGAATGAGCAATAAGTTAAAGTATAT
This portion of the Ipomoea triloba cultivar NCNSP0323 chromosome 5, ASM357664v1 genome encodes:
- the LOC116019319 gene encoding histone-lysine N-methyltransferase CLF-like isoform X1; this encodes MSKLEAPPSNPHLDPSSGPPIVVPQETCLTPSEISSIIDSFKDKFVLERHSYIKKKIADNTQELAGVTRDLYKLSIERRNLKILVGDGSSDLHSKRQKGAVDLQNSIGTGSGNNICSSQENGYASSDLRSSIVLKDAVCPIELPKLEKLPPYTTWAFLHRNQKMTEDQSVIGRRRIYYDKNSGETLICSDSDEEIIEEGEKEFAESEDYILRMTIEKVGLYDTVLDLLANHFSRKPSEVKARYKDLIKEGATSKNVTTNSYLNKDLVAALSSKVGLYDTVLDLLTNHFSRKPSGVKARYKDLIKEGATSKNENTEVTINKYLGEDLDAALSSFNNLFCRRCFVFNCQLHGCSQDLILPKQILVKEELCAHYTPCNCKPYCGKKCPCVVKSIYCEKFCGCPLKCKIRFQGCHCTKNECATDHCPCYASGRECDPDVCCFCWVSCGDGSIGIPLGKVSNHKCQNMKLLLGKRQKVLLGRSDIAGWGVFLKNCVSKNEFIGEYTGELISHIEADKRGKVYDRQNCSFLYNLNDQLVIDAYRMGSKLKFINHSPDPNCCAKIIVVGGEHRLGIFALKDINAGDELLCDYQYDPDTCPAWAKDLQSSSKMDDC
- the LOC116019319 gene encoding histone-lysine N-methyltransferase CLF-like isoform X2, whose translation is MSKLEAPPSNPHLDPSSGPPIVVPQETCLTPSEISSIIDSFKDKFVLERHSYIKKKIADNTQELAGVTRDLYKLSIERRNLKILVGDGSSDLHSKRQKGAVDLQNSIGTGSGNNICSSQENGYASSDLRSSIVLKDAVCPIELPKLEKLPPYTTWAFLHRNQKMTEDQSVIGRRRIYYDKNSGETLICSDSDEEIIEEGEKEFAESEDYILRMTIEKVGLYDTVLDLLANHFSRKPSEVKARYKDLIKEGATSKNENTEVTINKYLGEDLDAALSSFNNLFCRRCFVFNCQLHGCSQDLILPKQILVKEELCAHYTPCNCKPYCGKKCPCVVKSIYCEKFCGCPLKCKIRFQGCHCTKNECATDHCPCYASGRECDPDVCCFCWVSCGDGSIGIPLGKVSNHKCQNMKLLLGKRQKVLLGRSDIAGWGVFLKNCVSKNEFIGEYTGELISHIEADKRGKVYDRQNCSFLYNLNDQLVIDAYRMGSKLKFINHSPDPNCCAKIIVVGGEHRLGIFALKDINAGDELLCDYQYDPDTCPAWAKDLQSSSKMDDC